The following are encoded together in the Capsulimonas corticalis genome:
- a CDS encoding DUF1559 domain-containing protein, with translation MQPVTSRLSQDYKYVTGYFYLYDEVVQQPGSRNARRIYPVNHQEREIMKKGFTLIELLVVIAIIAILAAILFPVFAKAREKARQISCASNMKQLALGLLQYNQDYDESMPTTNTIWGGGWAGEVYPYVKSAGVYACPDDATPPIDPDPSHVSDPKSVRVSYGLNVNVISPYVDGENTNTYNGTFFGRLSSTALSAQASPASTVLLFEIQGQHSVDVTNTRETTSAIGDGAVGNNDQGGSPSGGCGGGIDSFYCEGVYATGKIDGYGIATTKNPTGVHTEGANYAALDGHVKWLRPTAVSGGLPAPDSNTPASRSETTAAGTNSMILCDGVSRAALTFSTR, from the coding sequence ATGCAACCGGTTACATCGCGGTTATCACAAGATTACAAATATGTAACCGGTTACTTTTACCTGTACGACGAAGTCGTCCAACAACCTGGCAGCCGGAACGCCCGGCGTATTTATCCTGTTAATCATCAGGAAAGGGAAATTATGAAAAAAGGTTTTACTCTTATCGAGCTTCTCGTGGTCATAGCCATCATTGCGATCCTTGCCGCCATTTTGTTCCCTGTTTTCGCTAAGGCTCGCGAAAAGGCCCGCCAGATTTCCTGCGCCTCCAATATGAAGCAATTAGCGTTGGGACTGTTGCAATATAACCAGGATTACGACGAATCCATGCCTACCACCAACACCATCTGGGGCGGCGGCTGGGCAGGTGAGGTTTATCCGTACGTTAAAAGCGCTGGTGTCTATGCCTGTCCCGATGACGCAACTCCTCCCATTGATCCCGATCCGAGTCATGTCAGCGACCCCAAATCCGTTCGAGTTTCTTACGGCCTGAATGTGAACGTAATCTCACCCTATGTCGATGGTGAAAACACCAATACGTATAACGGAACTTTCTTTGGCCGCTTAAGCAGCACTGCTCTCTCCGCTCAGGCATCGCCTGCTAGCACTGTTCTGCTATTCGAGATTCAAGGGCAGCATAGCGTGGATGTCACCAATACTCGGGAAACCACGAGTGCGATCGGGGATGGCGCCGTGGGAAACAACGACCAGGGAGGCTCTCCAAGCGGTGGATGCGGTGGCGGAATTGACTCGTTTTATTGCGAAGGCGTGTATGCGACCGGAAAGATTGATGGTTACGGAATCGCCACCACAAAGAATCCGACGGGTGTGCATACGGAGGGAGCCAACTACGCAGCGCTGGATGGTCATGTCAAGTGGCTTCGACCGACCGCTGTTTCCGGAGGGCTGCCGGCGCCTGACTCGAACACGCCGGCGAGCCGAAGCGAAACGACGGCTGCTGGAACGAATAGCATGATCCTGTGTGATGGCGTCAGCCGCGCCGCACTCACCTTCAGTACTAGATAG